From a single Chloracidobacterium thermophilum B genomic region:
- the sctV gene encoding type III secretion system export apparatus subunit SctV, producing MTSLTDQVKSFSGIDFAAALSKNSDMLIAAGMIVLIGTIIVPVPTFILSILIVVNITISLAVMMVSLYISSPLQLSTYPTILLLTTLFRLALSISCTRSILTKGDAGDVIRALGEITAQGNLVVGFVMFIILLVVQFLVVAKGAERVAEVAARFTLDALPGKQMAIDADMRSGLITMDVAKKLRSDLAKESRLYGAMDGAMKFVKGDSIATIIIAVVNIVAGMTIGVLYKGLSPAVAAKKYLILTIGDGLGAIFASIFIAISAGLVVTRVAGDDTDESSNVGADMSAQMLANPKPLLVVSGLLGSLAVVAVLAGSVVALPVLIVAAVVAPLAFSLRKRQQALAAQAAEKKGPAAEASESDDIQPSYTVPMAIVTSAELAPYIDPEFPAGAKFREGLTALRNTMYYDTGVLMPQIYVTGNAPLEPFHYVFAVKEVPVAQGVVKPFHFYVNDSVENIRVFGIEGEEVRNPADLRPGAWVPDEYRLLAAVAGLKIWEPSDFLLLHISNILRRHAHEYVGIQEAQALLDFVGRGAPKLVEEVVPKIVSLHLFTDVLQRLVQEGVSIRDVKSILDALAEWGRIEKDPAQLTEYVRASMKRVISFKASGGRGTLFVYLLDPEIEDIVRGSIRRTSTSAFLALDPTISNDILAALRAEIGELPPTAQKPVIVTDMDIRRFVRKLVEVEFPNVSVLSYQELSPDLTIQPIARIALPHGGRLAA from the coding sequence ATGACTTCCCTGACTGACCAGGTGAAAAGCTTCAGCGGCATTGACTTTGCCGCGGCCCTCTCGAAAAACAGCGACATGCTCATTGCGGCCGGAATGATTGTGCTCATCGGCACGATCATCGTGCCCGTGCCGACCTTCATCCTCTCCATCCTCATCGTGGTCAACATCACCATTTCACTCGCGGTGATGATGGTGTCGCTCTACATTTCGAGTCCGTTGCAGCTTTCGACCTACCCAACCATCCTGCTGTTGACGACGCTGTTCCGGCTGGCGCTGAGCATTTCCTGTACGCGCAGCATCCTGACAAAGGGCGACGCCGGCGATGTCATCCGGGCGCTGGGAGAAATCACGGCCCAGGGCAACCTTGTCGTCGGGTTCGTGATGTTCATCATCCTGCTGGTCGTCCAGTTTCTGGTCGTGGCCAAAGGCGCTGAGCGCGTCGCCGAAGTGGCGGCCCGGTTTACCCTCGATGCGCTGCCCGGCAAGCAGATGGCCATTGACGCCGATATGCGGTCTGGCCTCATCACGATGGATGTCGCCAAAAAGCTGCGCTCGGACCTGGCGAAGGAATCCCGGCTGTACGGCGCGATGGACGGGGCGATGAAGTTCGTCAAGGGCGACTCCATCGCCACCATCATCATTGCCGTTGTCAACATCGTGGCGGGGATGACGATTGGGGTGCTGTACAAGGGGCTTTCTCCGGCTGTGGCAGCGAAGAAGTACCTCATCCTGACCATTGGCGATGGTCTCGGTGCCATTTTCGCCTCGATCTTCATCGCCATTTCAGCCGGTCTGGTGGTGACGCGCGTTGCTGGCGACGATACGGACGAAAGCAGCAACGTCGGCGCGGATATGAGCGCCCAGATGCTGGCCAATCCCAAGCCGCTGCTCGTGGTTTCGGGGCTGTTGGGTTCGCTGGCTGTCGTGGCGGTACTGGCCGGGAGCGTCGTCGCCCTGCCGGTGCTCATCGTGGCGGCCGTGGTGGCCCCGTTGGCGTTCAGTCTGCGCAAACGCCAGCAGGCGTTGGCGGCGCAGGCGGCCGAGAAGAAAGGGCCGGCAGCGGAGGCTTCCGAAAGTGACGACATCCAGCCGTCCTACACCGTCCCGATGGCGATTGTGACGAGCGCCGAGCTGGCGCCCTACATTGACCCGGAGTTTCCGGCCGGCGCGAAGTTCCGCGAAGGACTGACGGCGCTGCGCAACACGATGTACTACGACACCGGCGTGCTCATGCCGCAGATTTACGTCACCGGCAACGCCCCGCTCGAACCCTTCCACTATGTGTTTGCCGTCAAGGAAGTACCCGTGGCGCAGGGCGTCGTCAAACCGTTTCACTTCTACGTCAACGATTCGGTGGAGAACATCCGGGTGTTTGGCATTGAGGGCGAGGAAGTGCGCAACCCGGCCGATTTGCGTCCCGGCGCGTGGGTGCCAGATGAGTACCGCCTGCTGGCAGCCGTGGCTGGTCTCAAAATCTGGGAGCCAAGCGACTTTCTGCTGCTCCATATCTCGAACATTCTGCGCCGCCACGCGCACGAATATGTGGGCATCCAGGAAGCGCAGGCGCTGCTGGATTTCGTCGGGCGCGGCGCACCGAAGCTGGTGGAGGAAGTCGTCCCGAAGATTGTCTCGCTGCACCTGTTTACGGATGTCCTGCAGCGCCTCGTGCAGGAAGGCGTCTCGATCCGGGATGTGAAGTCCATTCTCGATGCACTGGCGGAGTGGGGACGCATCGAGAAAGACCCGGCGCAACTGACCGAATACGTGCGCGCCTCGATGAAGCGGGTCATTTCCTTCAAGGCTTCCGGCGGACGCGGGACGCTGTTTGTCTATCTGCTTGACCCGGAAATTGAGGACATCGTACGCGGCTCGATCCGGCGCACCTCGACTTCGGCCTTTCTGGCGCTTGACCCGACCATCAGCAACGACATCCTGGCGGCGCTGCGGGCGGAAATCGGCGAGTTGCCGCCCACGGCGCAGAAGCCTGTCATCGTGACGGATATGGACATCCGGCGGTTCGTCCGCAAGCTCGTGGAAGTGGAGTTTCCGAATGTCTCGGTGCTTTCCTACCAGGAATTGTCGCCGGATTTGACCATCCAGCCCATTGCCCGGATTGCCCTGCCGCACGGCGGGCGACTGGCGGCCTAG
- a CDS encoding tetratricopeptide repeat protein, which yields MLTKQDHDWLQGGLSLAAATGWTPEEVRLVTDLGYSLAEQGRHAEAITVFEGLAALVPATLYFQSALGALKLRIRDYAGALPHLNRVLAATPDDAVALVNRGETLLHLGDIAGARADLQRAVALVREPTPPPYIQRARALLMFIEQGGRPPARTALPQRDTRQLGDGFQL from the coding sequence ATGCTCACCAAACAGGACCACGACTGGTTGCAGGGAGGGCTGTCGCTGGCGGCGGCGACCGGCTGGACGCCCGAAGAAGTCCGTCTTGTCACCGATCTGGGCTACAGTCTGGCCGAGCAGGGCCGTCATGCGGAAGCCATTACGGTGTTTGAGGGGCTGGCGGCGCTCGTGCCGGCGACGCTGTACTTCCAGTCGGCGCTCGGGGCGCTCAAACTGCGTATCCGCGACTATGCCGGGGCGCTTCCCCATCTGAACCGCGTCCTGGCAGCAACGCCCGACGACGCCGTGGCGCTCGTCAACCGGGGTGAAACCCTGCTCCATCTGGGTGACATTGCCGGGGCGCGCGCTGATTTGCAGCGGGCAGTGGCGCTTGTCCGTGAGCCAACGCCGCCACCCTACATCCAGCGGGCGCGGGCGCTGCTGATGTTTATCGAGCAGGGCGGGCGACCGCCAGCGCGGACGGCACTGCCCCAGCGTGACACCCGCCAGCTTGGGGACGGCTTCCAGTTGTGA
- a CDS encoding RNA-guided endonuclease InsQ/TnpB family protein, with protein MQLTHKTALCPTPEQVDYFKRACGTARRVWNWALNEWNRQYAAGGRPNAMALKEQFNAIKYTDPQWLDENGRPWLQDIHRDAHAQPFAHLAKAWERFFTDLKAGKEAHAPRFKKKGRCRDSFYVANDKFRLVGKTIRLPKIGEVAMTKELRFAGRILGATVSRTADRWFVAIQVEVPDAQFYRRRTSHEVNGIDLGIKAAATISSGEVIEVPKPLKAALRRLEIRSRRLSRKLEAAKKAAGFERHARLPKGTRLPVSNNRQKSAAILARLYARIANIRADFTHKLTTRLCRENQALVIEDLNVKGMLENEKLARAISDVGFGMLRSQLEYKARRYGTQLTIADRWYPGSRLCSICGWKNEALTLRDRTWVCAQCGAHHDRDLNAALNLKRLATETALPVASPSSNGGAAAGTVPAVVGKVTPVRYDGGQQDTSGQEENRAHFCAHS; from the coding sequence ATGCAACTGACACACAAGACCGCTCTTTGTCCGACTCCTGAGCAGGTGGACTACTTCAAGCGCGCCTGCGGCACGGCGCGGCGTGTTTGGAACTGGGCGCTCAATGAGTGGAACAGGCAATACGCAGCAGGCGGCAGGCCAAACGCCATGGCGCTCAAAGAACAGTTCAACGCCATCAAGTACACCGACCCGCAGTGGCTCGATGAGAACGGTCGGCCTTGGTTGCAAGACATTCACCGGGATGCCCACGCCCAGCCGTTTGCCCATCTCGCCAAAGCCTGGGAAAGATTCTTCACCGACCTCAAGGCTGGCAAAGAGGCACACGCACCGCGCTTCAAGAAAAAGGGGCGCTGCCGCGACAGCTTTTACGTAGCCAACGACAAGTTCCGTCTGGTCGGTAAGACGATCCGCCTACCCAAGATCGGTGAAGTCGCCATGACCAAGGAGCTGCGCTTCGCGGGCAGGATTTTGGGCGCAACGGTTTCTCGCACCGCGGATCGTTGGTTTGTGGCCATACAGGTCGAGGTGCCTGATGCGCAATTCTATCGGCGTCGCACGTCGCACGAGGTCAACGGCATCGACCTAGGCATCAAGGCTGCCGCAACGATCTCCAGCGGTGAAGTCATCGAGGTGCCAAAGCCGCTCAAAGCAGCGCTGCGCCGTCTGGAAATCCGTAGCCGACGTCTCAGCCGCAAGCTGGAAGCCGCCAAGAAGGCAGCAGGATTTGAACGCCATGCCCGCCTGCCTAAAGGAACGCGCCTGCCGGTATCGAACAACCGGCAGAAGTCCGCTGCGATATTGGCAAGGCTCTATGCCCGCATTGCCAATATCCGAGCGGATTTCACCCACAAGCTCACGACTCGACTCTGCCGCGAAAACCAAGCGTTAGTGATCGAGGATTTAAACGTCAAAGGGATGCTGGAGAACGAGAAACTCGCCCGCGCCATCTCTGACGTGGGTTTTGGGATGTTGCGCTCGCAGTTGGAATACAAGGCCCGGCGCTACGGTACTCAGCTTACCATCGCTGATCGCTGGTATCCAGGCAGCCGACTGTGCTCCATCTGTGGCTGGAAGAACGAGGCGCTGACATTGAGAGATCGAACATGGGTGTGTGCTCAATGTGGTGCGCACCATGACCGTGACCTCAATGCGGCGCTGAACCTGAAACGGCTGGCAACCGAAACTGCCCTACCCGTGGCGAGTCCGTCCAGCAATGGCGGCGCTGCGGCGGGGACCGTCCCCGCCGTAGTCGGGAAAGTCACGCCTGTCAGATACGACGGTGGTCAACAGGACACGTCGGGGCAGGAAGAGAACCGTGCGCACTTTTGCGCACATTCTTGA
- a CDS encoding lysylphosphatidylglycerol synthase transmembrane domain-containing protein produces the protein MTTTTATPDGRVQRRWWAVTRWLLLLALLFFLARSGHLGGVLAALRRAERHWIALALLLGGIMLVIRAAKWWILLRRVLPGLPVAYAWRSLLGGMALGLLTPGRIGEVGRAAAFPPGARLAVGGLFLVDRSADVAAIAMAAGFGTAAVAPAAWRGWLVLAGLSAGGLVLALPAVVPVVLRWERLPEPVRTRLATLAAAFAALRRRDVAVNLLASIVLMALDVVSLYVLACAFEPVAFAAVAFAFPWILLTNLVPITPAGLGVREGTAVALLHTCGVQVATAVNATLLLFVINSVLPALIGWHYLGQHTPVPSDYQLEKPIGGAEASPTPPTAYRH, from the coding sequence GTGACAACGACAACGGCAACGCCGGACGGACGAGTGCAGCGCCGGTGGTGGGCCGTCACCCGGTGGCTGCTCCTGTTGGCCCTGCTCTTTTTCCTTGCCCGGTCGGGTCATCTGGGTGGAGTTCTGGCGGCGCTGCGCCGGGCGGAACGGCACTGGATTGCCCTGGCTCTGCTTCTGGGCGGCATCATGCTGGTCATCCGGGCGGCCAAGTGGTGGATTCTGCTCCGGCGCGTCCTGCCGGGCTTGCCGGTGGCTTACGCCTGGCGCTCCCTGCTGGGCGGCATGGCGCTGGGGTTGCTGACGCCGGGGCGTATCGGCGAGGTCGGCCGCGCCGCGGCCTTTCCGCCAGGCGCGCGGCTGGCCGTGGGCGGGCTGTTTCTTGTAGATCGGTCTGCCGATGTGGCGGCCATCGCCATGGCGGCCGGTTTTGGCACGGCGGCCGTTGCGCCGGCGGCATGGCGTGGCTGGCTCGTTCTGGCCGGACTCAGCGCCGGGGGACTGGTTCTGGCGCTGCCGGCTGTCGTTCCGGTGGTGCTCCGGTGGGAACGGCTGCCGGAGCCGGTACGCACGCGGCTGGCCACGCTGGCGGCGGCCTTTGCGGCGCTGCGCCGGCGCGATGTGGCGGTCAACCTTCTTGCCAGTATTGTGCTTATGGCGCTGGATGTCGTGTCGCTGTACGTGCTGGCCTGCGCCTTCGAGCCGGTGGCCTTTGCGGCCGTGGCCTTTGCCTTTCCCTGGATTCTGCTCACCAATCTGGTGCCCATCACGCCGGCCGGTCTGGGCGTCCGTGAGGGGACGGCCGTGGCACTGCTGCACACCTGTGGCGTACAGGTCGCCACGGCCGTCAATGCCACGCTGTTGCTGTTTGTCATCAACAGCGTCCTTCCGGCGCTCATCGGCTGGCATTACCTTGGGCAACACACGCCGGTGCCTTCCGACTATCAGTTGGAAAAGCCAATCGGCGGCGCTGAGGCTTCCCCAACGCCGCCGACCGCTTACCGGCACTGA
- a CDS encoding IS607 family transposase — protein sequence MVLMENTMSTGKAAKLLGVSVKTLQRWEREGRLIPVARTDSNRRLYTETQIREFIGLRQANHAPTKLVAYCRVSSAAQKPDLANQRKVLEEFVVAKGLAGVEFIEEVGSGLDFRRKRFLALMDEIGRREVRMLILAHRDRLTRFGFEWFEHYAQTHGCEVLVLNQERLSPEQEMVRDLMTIVRCFSSRLYGLRNYRKKLNEALKQDVNDVKKAQQCN from the coding sequence ATGGTGCTCATGGAAAACACCATGAGCACAGGTAAAGCCGCAAAACTCCTTGGTGTCTCGGTCAAGACGTTGCAGCGTTGGGAACGCGAAGGAAGGCTGATTCCGGTGGCCCGAACGGACAGCAACCGCCGCCTCTACACTGAGACGCAGATCCGTGAGTTCATCGGTTTGCGGCAGGCCAACCATGCGCCAACAAAGCTTGTCGCCTACTGTCGGGTATCGAGTGCGGCGCAGAAGCCGGACCTGGCGAATCAGCGCAAAGTGCTGGAAGAGTTCGTGGTGGCGAAGGGATTGGCGGGGGTCGAGTTTATCGAGGAAGTGGGCAGCGGGCTGGACTTCAGGCGCAAGCGGTTTCTGGCCCTTATGGACGAGATCGGGCGACGGGAAGTCAGGATGCTGATCCTCGCTCACCGGGACCGCCTCACCCGTTTCGGCTTTGAGTGGTTTGAACATTACGCCCAAACCCATGGCTGCGAAGTGCTGGTACTCAACCAGGAACGGCTGTCTCCCGAACAGGAAATGGTGCGGGACTTGATGACCATCGTGCGCTGTTTTTCGTCCCGGCTGTACGGTTTGAGGAACTATCGAAAGAAGTTGAATGAAGCGCTGAAACAGGATGTAAATGACGTCAAAAAGGCCCAACAATGCAACTGA